The Clupea harengus chromosome 26, Ch_v2.0.2, whole genome shotgun sequence genome has a segment encoding these proteins:
- the LOC105892274 gene encoding golgin subfamily A member 7B-like isoform X1: MLSGPRTATDRSKLPFCHESFHNLQELRHSASLANKVFIQRDYTEGTICRFQTKFPSELESRIERSLFEDTVKTLNNYYAEAEKIGGQSYLEGCLACTTAYLIFLCMETRYEKVLKKISRYIQEQNEKIYAPRGLLITDPIDRGMRVIEISIYEDRGSSGSSSGSSSTTSSSGR, translated from the exons ATGCTTTCAGGACCGCGGACAGCTACGGACAGATCAAAACTCCCATTCTGTCACGAGTCT TTCCATAATCTGCAGGAACTGAGACACAGCGCCTCACTGGCCAACAAGGTCTTCATTCAGAGGGACTACACGGAAGGAACCATATGCAGGTTCCAGACCAAGTTCCCATCTGAGCTGGAgagcagg ATCGAGAGGAGTCTGTTTGAAGACACTGTGAAGACGCTGAATAACTACTATGCCGAGGCAGAGAAGATCGGAGGCCAGTCGTACCTGGAGGGCTGCCTGGCCTGCACCACCGCCTACCTCATCTTCCTCTGCATGGAGACACGATACGAAAAA GTTCTGAAGAAGATCTCCCGTTACATCCAGGAGCAAAATGAGAAGATCTACGCCCCTCGCGGCCTCCTCATCACAGACCCCATTGACAGGGGAATGAGAGTC ATTGAGATCTCCATCTACGAGGACCGGGGTTCCAGTGGGTCCAGTTCAGGGAGCAGCTCaaccaccagcagcagtgggCGATGA
- the LOC105892274 gene encoding golgin subfamily A member 7B-like isoform X2: MATEFHNLQELRHSASLANKVFIQRDYTEGTICRFQTKFPSELESRIERSLFEDTVKTLNNYYAEAEKIGGQSYLEGCLACTTAYLIFLCMETRYEKVLKKISRYIQEQNEKIYAPRGLLITDPIDRGMRVIEISIYEDRGSSGSSSGSSSTTSSSGR, translated from the exons ATGGCGACAGAG TTCCATAATCTGCAGGAACTGAGACACAGCGCCTCACTGGCCAACAAGGTCTTCATTCAGAGGGACTACACGGAAGGAACCATATGCAGGTTCCAGACCAAGTTCCCATCTGAGCTGGAgagcagg ATCGAGAGGAGTCTGTTTGAAGACACTGTGAAGACGCTGAATAACTACTATGCCGAGGCAGAGAAGATCGGAGGCCAGTCGTACCTGGAGGGCTGCCTGGCCTGCACCACCGCCTACCTCATCTTCCTCTGCATGGAGACACGATACGAAAAA GTTCTGAAGAAGATCTCCCGTTACATCCAGGAGCAAAATGAGAAGATCTACGCCCCTCGCGGCCTCCTCATCACAGACCCCATTGACAGGGGAATGAGAGTC ATTGAGATCTCCATCTACGAGGACCGGGGTTCCAGTGGGTCCAGTTCAGGGAGCAGCTCaaccaccagcagcagtgggCGATGA